Proteins encoded by one window of Dreissena polymorpha isolate Duluth1 chromosome 11, UMN_Dpol_1.0, whole genome shotgun sequence:
- the LOC127850869 gene encoding trimeric autotransporter adhesin AtaA-like isoform X4 — MIDQKRDSGETSGFLDQQNLPPFVLLDPVTVVTDSVVPEHSGKRKKSSPKQQIRKRKNEKIPNPRPKKVTPKPKAASTPKATRKGASHPQDASTPKEATILLGSNGRQLNVLSQTDVYNGPGAKPNRAPVHVADLSQDQQELLASHINSQHCHKATMTEPAMTFLTAEEVAGYVCINYVGKKLDGFEKKLDSFESVVRSVEKQLRRLVACEVLEAVSGDVTVPDAFDVNDAPVSACDVNDNSVVSLSDAVCHDVVSIGHDSICLSGGSVVSNGVMTVAGCETSCRANPDASIAGSLVGHDSLYVAGGFAGYHSVSEAGGFAGRDGLSIGGGVIGTGGFSVGGSVVGRDGLSIGGGVVDTGVFSLVGGVVGGDGLSIGGGVVGTGGFSVGDGVVGRDGLSMKGGVVGTGGFSVGGGVVGGDDLSIGGGVVGTGGLSVGGGVVGRTGLSAGGAVVGRDGLSIGGGVVGTGGFSVGGGGVGRNGLSSGDGVVGRNGLSAGDGVVGRNGLSAGGGVVGRNGLSAGGGVVGRNGLSAGGGVVDRNGLSAGDGVVGRNGLSAGDGVVGRNGLSAGDGVVGRNGLSAGGAVVGRNGLSAGGGVVGRNGLSSGDGVVGRNGLSSGGGVVGRNGLSSGGGVVGRNGLSSGDGVVSRNGLSAGDGVVGRNGLSAGGGVVGHDGLAVGHVMEGQDVFYVGGGPVGLDVNSVGNGDIRWGVRSRSGFSDLDVVNNGRLFDNVSDMISPHVGYGERDRELNSGFIVYENSRDDDMDDDLGGKRVVSADRVPLRSRFEQLPVVIRSYIDMQSVSKNAPVMLHPDILDSLITQHDGNISRFVWDLTKLLYSNEEMIDSSFNGKGTRKALSPRRKSLILNGAQQAFPGVGKCTQYIATAINNGLKNKRTYQKKN, encoded by the exons GGGACAGTGGAGAAACTAGTGGATTTCTTGACCAGCAG AATCTTCCACCATTTGTTCTTTTGGACCCAGTAACTGTTGTAACCGACTCGGTTGTTCCCGAACACTCTGGGAAACGTAAGAAGTCATCTCCAAAACAACAAATCAGAAAACGAAAG AATGAAAAAATCCCTAACCCAAGACCCAAGAAAGTGACCCCTAAACCGAAAGCTGCATCGACTCCGAAGGCAACTCGAAAAGGGGCATCACATCCACAAGATGCCTCAACTCCGAAAGAGGCAACAATATTATTG GGCTCCAATGGAAGACAATTGAATGTCCTGAGTCAAACAGACGTCTACAACGGCCCAGGAGCAAAACCTAACCGAGCCCCTGTCCATGTGGCTGACCTGAGCCAGGACCAACAGGAGCTGTTGGCAAGTCATATCAACAGCCAACATTGCCACAAAGCAACGATGACTGAGCCTGCAATGACTTTTCTTACTGCAGAAGAGGTAGCAGGCTACGTTTGCATAAACTATGTGGGTAAAAAGCTTGATGGTTTTGAAAAGAAACTTGACTCATTTGAGAGTGTAGTACGAAGTGTTGAGAAACAGTTACGAAGGTTGGTGGCCTGTGAAGTTCTAGAGGCTGTTTCTGGTGATGTAACTGTTCCTGATGCGTTTGATGTCAATGATGCGCCTGTCAGTGCTTGTGACGTAAATGATAATTCTGTTGTGTCTTTAAGTGATGCTGTTTGTCATGATGTTGTGTCTATTGGGCATGACAGTATTTGTTTGTCTGGCGGCAGTGTTGTTAGTAATGGTGTCATGACTGTAGCTGGGTGTGAAACTAGTTGTAGAGCAAATCCAGATGCATCTATTGCTGGCAGTCTTGTAGGTCATGATAGTTTGTATGTAGCAGGTGGGTTTGCAGGGTATCATAGTGTGTCTGAAGCAGGTGGGTTTGCAGGTCGAGATGGTCTGTCCATAGGAGGTGGTGTTATAGGTACAGGTGGTTTTTCTGTAGGAGGTAGTGTTGTAGGTCGAGATGGTCTGTCCATAGGAGGTGGTGTTGTAGATACAGGTGTTTTTTCTTTAGTTGGTGGTGTTGTAGGTGGAGATGGTCTGTCCATAGGAGGTGGTGTTGTAGGTACAGGTGGTTTTTCTGTAGGAGATGGTGTTGTAGGTCGAGATGGTCTGTCCATGAAAGGTGGTGTTGTAGGTACAGGTGGTTTTTCTGTGGGAGGTGGTGTTGTAGGTGGAGATGATCTGTCCATAGGAG GTGGTGTTGTAGGTACAGGTGGTTTGTCTGTAGGAGGTGGTGTTGTAGGTAGAACTGGTTTGTCTGCAGGAGGTGCAGTTGTAGGTCGAGATGGTCTGTCCATAGGAGGTGGTGTTGTAGGTACAGGTGGTTTTTCTGTAGGAGGTGGTGGTgtaggtagaaatggtttgtctTCAGGGGATGGAGTTgtaggtagaaatggtttgtcAGCAGGAGATGGAGTTgtaggtagaaatggtttgtctgcaggag gtggagttgtaggtagaaatggtttgtctgcaggaggtggagttgtag gtagaaatggtttgtctgcaggaggtggagttgtagatagaaatggtttgtctgcaggagatggagttgtaggtagaaatggtttgtctgcaggagatggagttgtaggtagaaatggtttgtctgcaggagatggagttgtaggtagaaatggtttgtctgcaggaggtgcagttgtaggtagaaatggtttgtctgcaggaggtggagttgtaggtagaaatggtttgtctTCAGGAGATGGAGTTgtaggtagaaatggtttgtcttcaggaggtggagttgtaggtagaaatggtttgtcttcaggaggtggagttgtaggtagaaatggtttgtctTCAGGAGATGGAGTTGTAAgtagaaatggtttgtctgcaggagatggagttgtaggtagaaatggtttgtctgcAGGAGGTGGTGTGGTGGGTCATGATGGTTTAGCTGTAGGCCATGTCATGGAAGGTCAAGATGTTTTTTATGTTGGAGGTGGTCCAGTTGGTTTGGATGTTAATTCTGTTGGAAATGGTGATATTCGATGGGGCGTCAGGTCAAGAAGTGGTTTTTCTGATCTAGATGTTGTTAATAACGGTCGTCTCTTTGATAATGTAAGTGATATGATTTCCCCGCATGTTGGATATGGTGAAAGGGATAGGGAATTAAACAGTGGATTTATTGTGTATGAAAATAGTAGGGATGATGATATGGATGATGATTTGGGTGGTAAAAGGGTTGTGTCTGCTGATAGGGTCCCTTTGAGGTCAAGGTTTGAGCAGCTTCCAGTGGTTATAAGGTCATATATTGATATGCAGTCTGTTTCAAAAAATGCGCCTGTGATGCTTCATCCAGACATTTTAGATAGTTTGATTACTCAACATGACGGGAACATATCAAGATTTGTGTGGGATTTGACTAAACTTTTGTATTCAAATGAAGAAATGATAGATAGCTCATTCAATGGCAAGGGAACAAGAAAAGCATTGTCGCCGAGAAGAAAATCGCTTATTCTAAATGGAGCGCAACAGGCATTTCCTGGAGTTGGAAAATGCACCCAGTATATTGCCACCGCCATCAACAATgggttaaaaaataaaagaacctATCAGAAAAAGAACTAA
- the LOC127850869 gene encoding uncharacterized protein YuaO-like isoform X1 has protein sequence MIDQKRDSGETSGFLDQQNLPPFVLLDPVTVVTDSVVPEHSGKRKKSSPKQQIRKRKNEKIPNPRPKKVTPKPKAASTPKATRKGASHPQDASTPKEATILLGSNGRQLNVLSQTDVYNGPGAKPNRAPVHVADLSQDQQELLASHINSQHCHKATMTEPAMTFLTAEEVAGYVCINYVGKKLDGFEKKLDSFESVVRSVEKQLRRLVACEVLEAVSGDVTVPDAFDVNDAPVSACDVNDNSVVSLSDAVCHDVVSIGHDSICLSGGSVVSNGVMTVAGCETSCRANPDASIAGSLVGHDSLYVAGGFAGYHSVSEAGGFAGRDGLSIGGGVIGTGGFSVGGSVVGRDGLSIGGGVVDTGVFSLVGGVVGGDGLSIGGGVVGTGGFSVGDGVVGRDGLSMKGGVVGTGGFSVGGGVVGGDDLSIGGGVVGTGGLSVGGGVVGRTGLSAGGAVVGRDGLSIGGGVVGTGGFSVGGGGVGRNGLSSGDGVVGRNGLSAGDGVVGRNGLSAGGGVVGRNGLSAGGGVVGRNGLSSGDRVVGRNGLCAGGGVVGRNGLSAGGGVVDRNGLSAGDGVVGRNGLSAGDGVVGRNGLSAGDGVVGRNGLSAGGAVVGRNGLSAGGGVVGRNGLSSGDGVVGRNGLSSGGGVVGRNGLSSGGGVVGRNGLSSGDGVVSRNGLSAGDGVVGRNGLSAGGGVVGHDGLAVGHVMEGQDVFYVGGGPVGLDVNSVGNGDIRWGVRSRSGFSDLDVVNNGRLFDNVSDMISPHVGYGERDRELNSGFIVYENSRDDDMDDDLGGKRVVSADRVPLRSRFEQLPVVIRSYIDMQSVSKNAPVMLHPDILDSLITQHDGNISRFVWDLTKLLYSNEEMIDSSFNGKGTRKALSPRRKSLILNGAQQAFPGVGKCTQYIATAINNGLKNKRTYQKKN, from the exons GGGACAGTGGAGAAACTAGTGGATTTCTTGACCAGCAG AATCTTCCACCATTTGTTCTTTTGGACCCAGTAACTGTTGTAACCGACTCGGTTGTTCCCGAACACTCTGGGAAACGTAAGAAGTCATCTCCAAAACAACAAATCAGAAAACGAAAG AATGAAAAAATCCCTAACCCAAGACCCAAGAAAGTGACCCCTAAACCGAAAGCTGCATCGACTCCGAAGGCAACTCGAAAAGGGGCATCACATCCACAAGATGCCTCAACTCCGAAAGAGGCAACAATATTATTG GGCTCCAATGGAAGACAATTGAATGTCCTGAGTCAAACAGACGTCTACAACGGCCCAGGAGCAAAACCTAACCGAGCCCCTGTCCATGTGGCTGACCTGAGCCAGGACCAACAGGAGCTGTTGGCAAGTCATATCAACAGCCAACATTGCCACAAAGCAACGATGACTGAGCCTGCAATGACTTTTCTTACTGCAGAAGAGGTAGCAGGCTACGTTTGCATAAACTATGTGGGTAAAAAGCTTGATGGTTTTGAAAAGAAACTTGACTCATTTGAGAGTGTAGTACGAAGTGTTGAGAAACAGTTACGAAGGTTGGTGGCCTGTGAAGTTCTAGAGGCTGTTTCTGGTGATGTAACTGTTCCTGATGCGTTTGATGTCAATGATGCGCCTGTCAGTGCTTGTGACGTAAATGATAATTCTGTTGTGTCTTTAAGTGATGCTGTTTGTCATGATGTTGTGTCTATTGGGCATGACAGTATTTGTTTGTCTGGCGGCAGTGTTGTTAGTAATGGTGTCATGACTGTAGCTGGGTGTGAAACTAGTTGTAGAGCAAATCCAGATGCATCTATTGCTGGCAGTCTTGTAGGTCATGATAGTTTGTATGTAGCAGGTGGGTTTGCAGGGTATCATAGTGTGTCTGAAGCAGGTGGGTTTGCAGGTCGAGATGGTCTGTCCATAGGAGGTGGTGTTATAGGTACAGGTGGTTTTTCTGTAGGAGGTAGTGTTGTAGGTCGAGATGGTCTGTCCATAGGAGGTGGTGTTGTAGATACAGGTGTTTTTTCTTTAGTTGGTGGTGTTGTAGGTGGAGATGGTCTGTCCATAGGAGGTGGTGTTGTAGGTACAGGTGGTTTTTCTGTAGGAGATGGTGTTGTAGGTCGAGATGGTCTGTCCATGAAAGGTGGTGTTGTAGGTACAGGTGGTTTTTCTGTGGGAGGTGGTGTTGTAGGTGGAGATGATCTGTCCATAGGAG GTGGTGTTGTAGGTACAGGTGGTTTGTCTGTAGGAGGTGGTGTTGTAGGTAGAACTGGTTTGTCTGCAGGAGGTGCAGTTGTAGGTCGAGATGGTCTGTCCATAGGAGGTGGTGTTGTAGGTACAGGTGGTTTTTCTGTAGGAGGTGGTGGTgtaggtagaaatggtttgtctTCAGGGGATGGAGTTgtaggtagaaatggtttgtcAGCAGGAGATGGAGTTgtaggtagaaatggtttgtctgcaggag gtggagttgtaggtagaaatggtttgtctgcaggaggtggagttgtaggtagaaatggtttgtctTCAGGAGATAGAGTTgtaggtagaaatggtttgtgtgcaggaggtggagttgtaggtagaaatggtttgtctgcaggaggtggagttgtagatagaaatggtttgtctgcaggagatggagttgtaggtagaaatggtttgtctgcaggagatggagttgtaggtagaaatggtttgtctgcaggagatggagttgtaggtagaaatggtttgtctgcaggaggtgcagttgtaggtagaaatggtttgtctgcaggaggtggagttgtaggtagaaatggtttgtctTCAGGAGATGGAGTTgtaggtagaaatggtttgtcttcaggaggtggagttgtaggtagaaatggtttgtcttcaggaggtggagttgtaggtagaaatggtttgtctTCAGGAGATGGAGTTGTAAgtagaaatggtttgtctgcaggagatggagttgtaggtagaaatggtttgtctgcAGGAGGTGGTGTGGTGGGTCATGATGGTTTAGCTGTAGGCCATGTCATGGAAGGTCAAGATGTTTTTTATGTTGGAGGTGGTCCAGTTGGTTTGGATGTTAATTCTGTTGGAAATGGTGATATTCGATGGGGCGTCAGGTCAAGAAGTGGTTTTTCTGATCTAGATGTTGTTAATAACGGTCGTCTCTTTGATAATGTAAGTGATATGATTTCCCCGCATGTTGGATATGGTGAAAGGGATAGGGAATTAAACAGTGGATTTATTGTGTATGAAAATAGTAGGGATGATGATATGGATGATGATTTGGGTGGTAAAAGGGTTGTGTCTGCTGATAGGGTCCCTTTGAGGTCAAGGTTTGAGCAGCTTCCAGTGGTTATAAGGTCATATATTGATATGCAGTCTGTTTCAAAAAATGCGCCTGTGATGCTTCATCCAGACATTTTAGATAGTTTGATTACTCAACATGACGGGAACATATCAAGATTTGTGTGGGATTTGACTAAACTTTTGTATTCAAATGAAGAAATGATAGATAGCTCATTCAATGGCAAGGGAACAAGAAAAGCATTGTCGCCGAGAAGAAAATCGCTTATTCTAAATGGAGCGCAACAGGCATTTCCTGGAGTTGGAAAATGCACCCAGTATATTGCCACCGCCATCAACAATgggttaaaaaataaaagaacctATCAGAAAAAGAACTAA
- the LOC127850869 gene encoding probable autotransporter ROD_p1121 isoform X20, with translation MIDQKRDSGETSGFLDQQNLPPFVLLDPVTVVTDSVVPEHSGKRKKSSPKQQIRKRKNEKIPNPRPKKVTPKPKAASTPKATRKGASHPQDASTPKEATILLGSNGRQLNVLSQTDVYNGPGAKPNRAPVHVADLSQDQQELLASHINSQHCHKATMTEPAMTFLTAEEVAGYVCINYVGKKLDGFEKKLDSFESVVRSVEKQLRRLVACEVLEAVSGDVTVPDAFDVNDAPVSACDVNDNSVVSLSDAVCHDVVSIGHDSICLSGGSVVSNGVMTVAGCETSCRANPDASIAGSLVGHDSLYVAGGFAGYHSVSEAGGFAGRDGLSIGGGVIGTGGFSVGGSVVGRDGLSIGGGVVDTGVFSLVGGVVGGDGLSIGGGVVGTGGFSVGDGVVGRDGLSMKGGVVGTGGFSVGGGVVGGDDLSIGGGVVGTGGLSVGGGVVGRTGLSAGGAVVGRDGLSIGGGVVGTGGFSVGGGGVGRNGLSSGDGVVGRNGLSAGGGVVDRNGLSSGGGVVGRNGLSAGGGVVGRNGLSSGDRVVGRNGLCAGGGVVGRNGLSAGGGVVDRNGLSAGDGVVGRNGLSAGGGVVGRNGLSSGGGVVGRNGLSSGDGVVSRNGLSAGDGVVGRNGLSAGGGVVGHDGLAVGHVMEGQDVFYVGGGPVGLDVNSVGNGDIRWGVRSRSGFSDLDVVNNGRLFDNVSDMISPHVGYGERDRELNSGFIVYENSRDDDMDDDLGGKRVVSADRVPLRSRFEQLPVVIRSYIDMQSVSKNAPVMLHPDILDSLITQHDGNISRFVWDLTKLLYSNEEMIDSSFNGKGTRKALSPRRKSLILNGAQQAFPGVGKCTQYIATAINNGLKNKRTYQKKN, from the exons GGGACAGTGGAGAAACTAGTGGATTTCTTGACCAGCAG AATCTTCCACCATTTGTTCTTTTGGACCCAGTAACTGTTGTAACCGACTCGGTTGTTCCCGAACACTCTGGGAAACGTAAGAAGTCATCTCCAAAACAACAAATCAGAAAACGAAAG AATGAAAAAATCCCTAACCCAAGACCCAAGAAAGTGACCCCTAAACCGAAAGCTGCATCGACTCCGAAGGCAACTCGAAAAGGGGCATCACATCCACAAGATGCCTCAACTCCGAAAGAGGCAACAATATTATTG GGCTCCAATGGAAGACAATTGAATGTCCTGAGTCAAACAGACGTCTACAACGGCCCAGGAGCAAAACCTAACCGAGCCCCTGTCCATGTGGCTGACCTGAGCCAGGACCAACAGGAGCTGTTGGCAAGTCATATCAACAGCCAACATTGCCACAAAGCAACGATGACTGAGCCTGCAATGACTTTTCTTACTGCAGAAGAGGTAGCAGGCTACGTTTGCATAAACTATGTGGGTAAAAAGCTTGATGGTTTTGAAAAGAAACTTGACTCATTTGAGAGTGTAGTACGAAGTGTTGAGAAACAGTTACGAAGGTTGGTGGCCTGTGAAGTTCTAGAGGCTGTTTCTGGTGATGTAACTGTTCCTGATGCGTTTGATGTCAATGATGCGCCTGTCAGTGCTTGTGACGTAAATGATAATTCTGTTGTGTCTTTAAGTGATGCTGTTTGTCATGATGTTGTGTCTATTGGGCATGACAGTATTTGTTTGTCTGGCGGCAGTGTTGTTAGTAATGGTGTCATGACTGTAGCTGGGTGTGAAACTAGTTGTAGAGCAAATCCAGATGCATCTATTGCTGGCAGTCTTGTAGGTCATGATAGTTTGTATGTAGCAGGTGGGTTTGCAGGGTATCATAGTGTGTCTGAAGCAGGTGGGTTTGCAGGTCGAGATGGTCTGTCCATAGGAGGTGGTGTTATAGGTACAGGTGGTTTTTCTGTAGGAGGTAGTGTTGTAGGTCGAGATGGTCTGTCCATAGGAGGTGGTGTTGTAGATACAGGTGTTTTTTCTTTAGTTGGTGGTGTTGTAGGTGGAGATGGTCTGTCCATAGGAGGTGGTGTTGTAGGTACAGGTGGTTTTTCTGTAGGAGATGGTGTTGTAGGTCGAGATGGTCTGTCCATGAAAGGTGGTGTTGTAGGTACAGGTGGTTTTTCTGTGGGAGGTGGTGTTGTAGGTGGAGATGATCTGTCCATAGGAG GTGGTGTTGTAGGTACAGGTGGTTTGTCTGTAGGAGGTGGTGTTGTAGGTAGAACTGGTTTGTCTGCAGGAGGTGCAGTTGTAGGTCGAGATGGTCTGTCCATAGGAGGTGGTGTTGTAGGTACAGGTGGTTTTTCTGTAGGAGGTGGTGGTgtaggtagaaatggtttgtctTCAGGGGATGGAGTTgtag gtagaaatggtttgtctgcaggaggtggagttgtagatagaaatggtttgtcttcaggaggtggagttgtaggtagaaatggtttgtctgcaggaggtggagttgtaggtagaaatggtttgtctTCAGGAGATAGAGTTgtaggtagaaatggtttgtgtgcaggaggtggagttgtaggtagaaatggtttgtctgcaggaggtggagttgtagatagaaatggtttgtctgcaggagatggagttgtag gtagaaatggtttgtctgcaggaggtggagttgtag gtagaaatggtttgtcttcaggaggtggagttgtaggtagaaatggtttgtctTCAGGAGATGGAGTTGTAAgtagaaatggtttgtctgcaggagatggagttgtaggtagaaatggtttgtctgcAGGAGGTGGTGTGGTGGGTCATGATGGTTTAGCTGTAGGCCATGTCATGGAAGGTCAAGATGTTTTTTATGTTGGAGGTGGTCCAGTTGGTTTGGATGTTAATTCTGTTGGAAATGGTGATATTCGATGGGGCGTCAGGTCAAGAAGTGGTTTTTCTGATCTAGATGTTGTTAATAACGGTCGTCTCTTTGATAATGTAAGTGATATGATTTCCCCGCATGTTGGATATGGTGAAAGGGATAGGGAATTAAACAGTGGATTTATTGTGTATGAAAATAGTAGGGATGATGATATGGATGATGATTTGGGTGGTAAAAGGGTTGTGTCTGCTGATAGGGTCCCTTTGAGGTCAAGGTTTGAGCAGCTTCCAGTGGTTATAAGGTCATATATTGATATGCAGTCTGTTTCAAAAAATGCGCCTGTGATGCTTCATCCAGACATTTTAGATAGTTTGATTACTCAACATGACGGGAACATATCAAGATTTGTGTGGGATTTGACTAAACTTTTGTATTCAAATGAAGAAATGATAGATAGCTCATTCAATGGCAAGGGAACAAGAAAAGCATTGTCGCCGAGAAGAAAATCGCTTATTCTAAATGGAGCGCAACAGGCATTTCCTGGAGTTGGAAAATGCACCCAGTATATTGCCACCGCCATCAACAATgggttaaaaaataaaagaacctATCAGAAAAAGAACTAA
- the LOC127850869 gene encoding probable autotransporter ROD_p1121 isoform X15: protein MIDQKRDSGETSGFLDQQNLPPFVLLDPVTVVTDSVVPEHSGKRKKSSPKQQIRKRKNEKIPNPRPKKVTPKPKAASTPKATRKGASHPQDASTPKEATILLGSNGRQLNVLSQTDVYNGPGAKPNRAPVHVADLSQDQQELLASHINSQHCHKATMTEPAMTFLTAEEVAGYVCINYVGKKLDGFEKKLDSFESVVRSVEKQLRRLVACEVLEAVSGDVTVPDAFDVNDAPVSACDVNDNSVVSLSDAVCHDVVSIGHDSICLSGGSVVSNGVMTVAGCETSCRANPDASIAGSLVGHDSLYVAGGFAGYHSVSEAGGFAGRDGLSIGGGVIGTGGFSVGGSVVGRDGLSIGGGVVDTGVFSLVGGVVGGDGLSIGGGVVGTGGFSVGDGVVGRDGLSMKGGVVGTGGFSVGGGVVGGDDLSIGGGVVGTGGLSVGGGVVGRTGLSAGGAVVGRDGLSIGGGVVGTGGFSVGGGGVGRNGLSSGDGVVGRNGLSAGGGVVDRNGLSSGGGVVGRNGLSAGGGVVGRNGLSSGDRVVGRNGLCAGGGVVGRNGLSAGGGVVDRNGLSAGDGVVGRNGLSAGDGVVGRNGLSAGGGVVGRNGLSSGGGVVGRNGLSSGDGVVSRNGLSAGDGVVGRNGLSAGGGVVGHDGLAVGHVMEGQDVFYVGGGPVGLDVNSVGNGDIRWGVRSRSGFSDLDVVNNGRLFDNVSDMISPHVGYGERDRELNSGFIVYENSRDDDMDDDLGGKRVVSADRVPLRSRFEQLPVVIRSYIDMQSVSKNAPVMLHPDILDSLITQHDGNISRFVWDLTKLLYSNEEMIDSSFNGKGTRKALSPRRKSLILNGAQQAFPGVGKCTQYIATAINNGLKNKRTYQKKN, encoded by the exons GGGACAGTGGAGAAACTAGTGGATTTCTTGACCAGCAG AATCTTCCACCATTTGTTCTTTTGGACCCAGTAACTGTTGTAACCGACTCGGTTGTTCCCGAACACTCTGGGAAACGTAAGAAGTCATCTCCAAAACAACAAATCAGAAAACGAAAG AATGAAAAAATCCCTAACCCAAGACCCAAGAAAGTGACCCCTAAACCGAAAGCTGCATCGACTCCGAAGGCAACTCGAAAAGGGGCATCACATCCACAAGATGCCTCAACTCCGAAAGAGGCAACAATATTATTG GGCTCCAATGGAAGACAATTGAATGTCCTGAGTCAAACAGACGTCTACAACGGCCCAGGAGCAAAACCTAACCGAGCCCCTGTCCATGTGGCTGACCTGAGCCAGGACCAACAGGAGCTGTTGGCAAGTCATATCAACAGCCAACATTGCCACAAAGCAACGATGACTGAGCCTGCAATGACTTTTCTTACTGCAGAAGAGGTAGCAGGCTACGTTTGCATAAACTATGTGGGTAAAAAGCTTGATGGTTTTGAAAAGAAACTTGACTCATTTGAGAGTGTAGTACGAAGTGTTGAGAAACAGTTACGAAGGTTGGTGGCCTGTGAAGTTCTAGAGGCTGTTTCTGGTGATGTAACTGTTCCTGATGCGTTTGATGTCAATGATGCGCCTGTCAGTGCTTGTGACGTAAATGATAATTCTGTTGTGTCTTTAAGTGATGCTGTTTGTCATGATGTTGTGTCTATTGGGCATGACAGTATTTGTTTGTCTGGCGGCAGTGTTGTTAGTAATGGTGTCATGACTGTAGCTGGGTGTGAAACTAGTTGTAGAGCAAATCCAGATGCATCTATTGCTGGCAGTCTTGTAGGTCATGATAGTTTGTATGTAGCAGGTGGGTTTGCAGGGTATCATAGTGTGTCTGAAGCAGGTGGGTTTGCAGGTCGAGATGGTCTGTCCATAGGAGGTGGTGTTATAGGTACAGGTGGTTTTTCTGTAGGAGGTAGTGTTGTAGGTCGAGATGGTCTGTCCATAGGAGGTGGTGTTGTAGATACAGGTGTTTTTTCTTTAGTTGGTGGTGTTGTAGGTGGAGATGGTCTGTCCATAGGAGGTGGTGTTGTAGGTACAGGTGGTTTTTCTGTAGGAGATGGTGTTGTAGGTCGAGATGGTCTGTCCATGAAAGGTGGTGTTGTAGGTACAGGTGGTTTTTCTGTGGGAGGTGGTGTTGTAGGTGGAGATGATCTGTCCATAGGAG GTGGTGTTGTAGGTACAGGTGGTTTGTCTGTAGGAGGTGGTGTTGTAGGTAGAACTGGTTTGTCTGCAGGAGGTGCAGTTGTAGGTCGAGATGGTCTGTCCATAGGAGGTGGTGTTGTAGGTACAGGTGGTTTTTCTGTAGGAGGTGGTGGTgtaggtagaaatggtttgtctTCAGGGGATGGAGTTgtag gtagaaatggtttgtctgcaggaggtggagttgtagatagaaatggtttgtcttcaggaggtggagttgtaggtagaaatggtttgtctgcaggaggtggagttgtaggtagaaatggtttgtctTCAGGAGATAGAGTTgtaggtagaaatggtttgtgtgcaggaggtggagttgtaggtagaaatggtttgtctgcaggaggtggagttgtagatagaaatggtttgtctgcaggagatggagttgtaggtagaaatggtttgtctgcaggagatggagttgtag gtagaaatggtttgtctgcaggaggtggagttgtag gtagaaatggtttgtcttcaggaggtggagttgtaggtagaaatggtttgtctTCAGGAGATGGAGTTGTAAgtagaaatggtttgtctgcaggagatggagttgtaggtagaaatggtttgtctgcAGGAGGTGGTGTGGTGGGTCATGATGGTTTAGCTGTAGGCCATGTCATGGAAGGTCAAGATGTTTTTTATGTTGGAGGTGGTCCAGTTGGTTTGGATGTTAATTCTGTTGGAAATGGTGATATTCGATGGGGCGTCAGGTCAAGAAGTGGTTTTTCTGATCTAGATGTTGTTAATAACGGTCGTCTCTTTGATAATGTAAGTGATATGATTTCCCCGCATGTTGGATATGGTGAAAGGGATAGGGAATTAAACAGTGGATTTATTGTGTATGAAAATAGTAGGGATGATGATATGGATGATGATTTGGGTGGTAAAAGGGTTGTGTCTGCTGATAGGGTCCCTTTGAGGTCAAGGTTTGAGCAGCTTCCAGTGGTTATAAGGTCATATATTGATATGCAGTCTGTTTCAAAAAATGCGCCTGTGATGCTTCATCCAGACATTTTAGATAGTTTGATTACTCAACATGACGGGAACATATCAAGATTTGTGTGGGATTTGACTAAACTTTTGTATTCAAATGAAGAAATGATAGATAGCTCATTCAATGGCAAGGGAACAAGAAAAGCATTGTCGCCGAGAAGAAAATCGCTTATTCTAAATGGAGCGCAACAGGCATTTCCTGGAGTTGGAAAATGCACCCAGTATATTGCCACCGCCATCAACAATgggttaaaaaataaaagaacctATCAGAAAAAGAACTAA